The following proteins come from a genomic window of Spongiibacter tropicus DSM 19543:
- a CDS encoding acyl-CoA dehydrogenase family protein, which translates to MTDHALAENTTEFDYRNLDAPPYSWPATPKSKLTPSGAEATLPEDIAEFQKTLRDFAVNVVRPIGIELDRLSPEEVIAKDSRFWEFRQKYLELGVTIEALSQMPPREAALLFGILFEELGYGDAGLAISVGAGILPQWLSAKFGRADLLEEFPDTMLGCWGITEPDHGSDMLDPSLSAAQPGGKYGRPNIVADLRGDDIILNGQKAAWVSNGVIADVCILYCAADSGNGPDPQNGCVLVFPMNLPGISRGKPLDKMGQRALNQGEIFFDNVRLPRKYLLAGPEDYQRAVYCIHAEANALMGATFTGLAQAAADMALDYAHERIAGGTQIINHQSVKSRLFHMFRKVEASRAITRRGLDYNNDPETAVPSLCAAMFSKTTGTQNSFEVCSDALQIFGGNGLTKEYPMEKMLRDARASLIEDGCNEVLAIKGGSYLIDDEKLGK; encoded by the coding sequence ATGACTGATCACGCCCTTGCCGAAAACACCACAGAATTCGATTACCGCAATCTGGATGCTCCCCCGTACAGCTGGCCTGCTACGCCTAAGAGCAAGCTGACCCCGTCTGGCGCTGAAGCCACGCTGCCAGAGGATATTGCTGAATTCCAGAAAACCCTGCGCGACTTTGCCGTGAACGTGGTGCGCCCCATCGGCATTGAACTGGACCGCCTGAGCCCCGAAGAGGTAATTGCCAAAGATTCGCGATTTTGGGAATTCCGTCAAAAATATCTCGAGCTTGGCGTCACCATTGAAGCGCTGAGCCAAATGCCCCCCCGTGAGGCGGCACTGCTGTTCGGCATTCTATTTGAAGAGCTGGGTTACGGCGACGCCGGCCTGGCGATTTCTGTGGGTGCCGGCATTCTGCCTCAGTGGCTGAGCGCCAAATTTGGCCGCGCTGACCTGCTGGAAGAATTCCCCGATACCATGCTGGGCTGCTGGGGTATCACCGAGCCCGACCACGGCTCAGACATGCTCGACCCCAGTCTGAGTGCTGCCCAGCCCGGGGGCAAATACGGTCGCCCGAATATCGTGGCCGACCTGCGCGGCGACGATATTATTCTGAATGGTCAGAAAGCGGCGTGGGTTTCTAACGGCGTTATCGCCGATGTCTGCATTCTTTACTGCGCTGCCGACAGCGGTAATGGCCCGGACCCGCAAAACGGCTGTGTGCTGGTGTTCCCGATGAACCTGCCCGGCATTTCCCGCGGCAAGCCGCTGGATAAAATGGGTCAGCGCGCGCTGAACCAGGGCGAAATTTTCTTCGATAACGTTCGGCTGCCGCGCAAGTACCTGCTGGCCGGTCCGGAAGATTATCAGCGTGCCGTGTACTGCATTCATGCTGAAGCCAATGCTCTGATGGGCGCCACCTTCACCGGTCTGGCTCAGGCCGCCGCCGATATGGCGCTGGACTACGCTCACGAGCGTATCGCGGGCGGTACGCAGATTATCAATCACCAGTCGGTCAAATCCCGCCTGTTCCACATGTTCCGCAAAGTTGAAGCCTCACGGGCGATAACCCGTCGTGGGCTGGACTACAACAATGATCCGGAGACAGCCGTCCCCTCATTGTGTGCGGCCATGTTCTCCAAAACCACCGGTACTCAAAACTCCTTCGAGGTGTGCAGCGACGCGCTGCAGATTTTTGGCGGCAATGGCCTGACCAAAGAATACCCGATGGAAAAAATGCTGCGTGATGCCCGTGCCTCATTGATTGAGGACGGCTGCAACGAAGTACTCGCGATCAAGGGCGGAAGCTATCTGATCGACGATGAGAAGCTGGGTAAGTAA